The following nucleotide sequence is from Microbacterium imperiale.
GCCGATGCGGATCGCCAGATCGAGTACCCGCACCGCGAAGGCGTCGTCGATCACGGGCAGCAGCTCGGTCGCGGGGCCGGCCATCGCGTCGGAGGTGCGGACAAGTGCGTTCAGCGACGCGAAGAGCCGGGGACGTCCCATGGTGTCCAGCCTAATTCGGCCGGTGCGGCGCCGAGCGCGGCGCTTCCCGTCGCCTGACCAGCGTCACATGGCGAGCGCCGCATGGGACGCTCCGTAAGATGAAGCGGTAGGGCGCGGCATCCGGCGCCCCGAGGCAATCGCGCCGGTTCCGGCATCCGGGAGTACCCACATGGCATTGATCGTGCAGAAGTACGGCGGGTCGTCCGTCGCCGACGCGGAGAGCATCAAGCGGGTCGCCAAGCGCATCGTCGACACCCGTCGCGCCGGCCACGACGTCGTCGTCGCCGTGAGCGCCATGGGTGACACGACCGACGAGCTGCTCGACCTCGCCAACGAGGTCGCCCCCATCCCGGCTCCGCGAGAGCTGGACATGCTGCTGAGCTCGGGCGAGCGCATCTCGATGGCGCTGCTGGCGATGGCGATCCACTCGATGGGCTTCGAGGCGCGGTCGTTCACCGGCAGCCAGGCCGGCATGATCACCGACGCCACCCACGGCGCCGCCCGCATCGTCGACGTCACGCCGGTGCGCCTGCGCGAGGCCCTCGACGAGGGTGCGATCGTCATCGTGGCGGGCTTCCAGGGCTTCAACCGCGACACCCGTGACATCACGACCCTCGGTCGCGGCGGCTCCGACACCACCGCCGTCGCGCTCGCGGCGGCCCTCTCGGCCGACGTCTGCGAGATCTACAGCGACGTCGACGGCATCTACACCGCCGACCCCCGCGTCGTGCCCAAGGCACGCAAGCTCGGCGTCGTCTCGGCCGAGGAGATGCTCGAGCTCGCCGCCAACGGCGCGAAGGTGCTCTACATCCGTGCGGTGGAGTACGCCCGCCGTCACGGCGTCATGATCAACGCCCGGTCGACGTTCAGCTCCGGCACCGGCACGTTCGTGCTGGGACCGGGCATGACGCTGCCCGCAGGTCGAAAGGAAGAAGAGATGGAAGAGCCGATCGTCGCGGGCGTCGCCACCGACCTCAGCCAGGCCAAGATCACCGTCATCGGGGTGCCCGACGTGCCCGGCAAGGCGGCCGAGATCTTCAAGATCGTCGCCAAGTCCGGCGCCAACGTCGACATGATCGTGCAGAACGTCTCGGCGGCCACGACCGGTCGCACCGACATCTCCTTCACCCTGCCGAAGACCGACGCCACGCTCGCCCTGCGCGCGCTGGCGGGCGAGCAGGCCGAGGTCGGGTTCGAGAGCCTCGTGCACGACGACCAGATCGGAAAGCTCTCCGTCGTCGGCGCGGGCATGCGCACCCACTCCGGCGTCTCGGCGACGCTCTTCGAGGCTCTGTCGACCGCCGGCGTCAACATCGAGATGATCTCGACGTCCGAGATCCGCATCTCGGTGGTCGTCCGCGGCGATGAGCTCGCCGAGGCGGCTCGCGTCGTGCACACCGCCTACGGGCTCGACGGCGACACCGAAGCCGTCGTGTACGCCGGCACCGGTCGCTGACACTCGCGGGCCCGCAACGGGCCCCCGCCGATCAGCGTCGGGTCAGCGGATGCCGCGGGCGGCGGCGATCGCGTCCCACACCGCCCCCGCGACGGCGGCCTTGGAGCCGGTCGCTTCGGCGACGACCGCGCCTTCCGCGCCGATCACGGCGACGGTGTTGCCGCCCGCGCCGAAACCGGTGTCCCAGCCCACCTCGTTGACGACGAGCAGGTCGACGCCTTTGCGCTCGCGCTTGCGGCGGGCGCGCTCGAGCAGGTCATCGTCGGCGGTCTCGGCCGCGAACCCGACGACGGTCTGACCCGGTCGACGGGCCGCGGCCAGCCCCGCGAGGATGTCGTCGTTCGGTACGAGCGCGATGCTCTCGAGGGGGCCGTCCTCCTTGCGCAGCTTGCGCTCCGAGACGGATGCCGCGCGATAGTCGGCGACGGCGGCGACCATGACGACGACGTCGGCGGACGCGGCGGCCCTACCCATCGCCTCGCCGAGCTGCGCCGCGGTCTCGACGTTCTCGATCGTCGCCCGCGGGTGTGCGGCGACCGCGTCCAGCACACCGGCATCGACGGATGCCGCCACGAGCGTGACGGTCGCGCCGCGCCGGGCTGCGTCGAGGGCGAGCTCGGCGCCCTGTCGTCCGCTCGAACGGTTACCGAGGAAACGCACCGGGTCGAGCGGTTCGCGGGTGCCGCCCGTCGAGACGGCGACGCGGAGTCCGCTCAGCGGCCCGCCCGAGACCGCCGCGAGAGCGGCCGCGACGATGTCGTCGGGCTCCGACATGCGCCCGGGCCCGCTGTCGCCGCCCGTCAGCGGGCCGTCGGCCGGGCCGACGACCAGAACCCCGCGCTCGCGGAGGGTCGCGACGTTGTCGGTGGTGGCGGGGTGCCGCCACATCTCGGTGTGCATCGCCGGAGCGACGACGACCGGCGCTGTCGTCGCCAGCAGGGTCGTGCCGAGCAGGTCCGAGGCGAGGCCCGCGGCCATCGCGGCGAGGGTGTTCGCGGTGGCCGGGGCGACGATGACGAGGTCCGCGCTCTGCCCGAGGGTCACGTGCCGCACCCGCGCGACGTCGTCGTGCACCGAGGTCGTGACGGGGTTGCGGCTGATCGCCTCCCACGTCGTCAGGCCGATGAACCGCAGCGAGTCGTCCGTCGGAATGACGTGAACGTCGTGCCCCTGCTGCACGAGCAGCCGCACCAGATGGACGCTCTTGTAGGCGGCGATGCCTCCCGTGACCCCGACTAGGATGAACATGTCCCGATCCTCCCACGCCGCGGGGAGAGCGCGGAGGGCGCGGTCGGGACGCCGAGAGCGAGAACCGTCATGTGCACCGTCGTCATCCAGGTTCCCGCCGACAGCACCCGGCCGGTGCGGCTGCTCGCCGTGCGCGACGAGGACCCGGCGCGCGCCTGGGACCCCGTCGGCCCATGGTGGCCCGAGACGCACCCCGGCGTCGTCGGAGTGCGCGACCGCCGCGCGGGCGGCGCATGGCTCGCCGCCGACGACGAGGAGCGGCGCCTCGCTGTCATCCTCAACCGCGCCGACCTGCTTCCGGACGATGCGCCCGCGGCATCCCGCGGCGGCATCGTCCTCGACGCCGTGGCCGGCGATCGCCCCACGGGTGCACCGCCGACCCACGGCTTCAACCTCGTCGACGTCGGACCCGACGGGGTGCGCGTGACGATGTGGGATGCCGCGACACTGCGCACGGTCGAGCTCGAGCCGGGCACGCACATGATCGCCCACGACGACGTCGACGATCCGCGCACGGCCCGCATCAGCCGGTGGCTCGGCGCGTTCGCCGCGGCGGCGCCCGAGCTCGAGCGCAGCGGAAGCGTCACCCCGTGGCTCGACGTCCTGCAGGACACCACGGCGACCCCCGCCGCGGACGACGCCGCGATCATCCGCGACAATCGGCCGTACGGCATCCCGACGCTGTCGCTGCTCGTGTGCACCGCGAGCATCGGGCCGGACGGCGTCGACCTGGCCTACGGCGCGCTCGCCGTGCCGGGGGAGTGGAACCGCCCCGAGATGGCGTGAATCCGGCGGTCATCGGCCGTCACGCGAACCGAAGCCGCGTCGGGCCGCCGGTAGAATCGCGGAATCCCGATCCCGCTCCACGCAAGGAACAGCTATGACCCGCATCTCCGATTCCGGACTCTCCGTCGCCGTCGTCGGCGCCACCGGCCAGGTCGGAAAGGTGATGCGCGAGATCCTCGTCGAGCGGGACTTCCCGATCCGCGAGCTGCGCCTGTTCGCGACCGCGCGCTCGGCCGGCACCTCCATCGACTTCGCCGGGCACGACGTGATCGTCGAGGACATCGCGACGGCCGACCCGGCGGGCATCGACATCGCCCTGTTCTCGGCCGGCGCGACGGGCTCGCGCGCGCACGCCCCGCGCTTCGCCGAGGCCGGCGCCGTCGTCATCGACAACTCCAGCGCGTGGCGCATGGACCCCGACGTGCCCCTCGTCGTCAGCGAGGTCAACCCGCACGCGACGCTCAACCCGCCTAAGGGCATCATCGCGAACCCGAACTGCACCACGATGGCCGCGATGCCGGTCCTGAAGGTCCTCGACAGCGAGGCCGGGCTCGAGCGCCTCATCGTCTCGACCTACCAGGCGGTCTCGGGCTCGGGCCTCGCCGGCGCCGAGGAACTGCTGGGGCAGGTCGAGGGCGTCCTCGCGCAGGGGCGCACGCTCGACCTCGTCCACGACGGATCAGCCGTGGACTTCCCGCAGCCCGAGAAGTACGTCGCGCCGATCGCGTTCGACGTCATCCCCTTCGCCGGCAACCTCGTCGACGACGGCGACAACGAGACCGACGAAGAGAAGAAGCTGCGCAACGAGAGCCGCAAGATCCTCGAGCTGCCCGACCTGCGCGTCGCGGGCACGTGCGTGCGCGTGCCGGTGTTCACCGGACACTCGCTGTCGATCCACGCGGAGTTCGCGCGCGACATCACGCCCGATCGCGCCCGCGAGATCCTGGCCACGGCGCCCGGCGTCGTTCTCGAAGAGGTGCCGACGCCGCTGCAGGCGGCCGGCAACGACCCGAGCTACGTCGGCCGCATCCGCGCCGACCAGTCCGCTCCCGAGGGCAAGGGCCTCGTGCTGTTCATCAGCAACGACAACCTGCGCAAGGGTGCCGCGCTCAACGCGGTGCAGATCGCCGAGATCGTCGCCGAACGCCTCTGATCGCCGGGCCGGATTCCGGCGCCGCCGGCGGGGATAGACTGGTGCATCGTGAGTGAAAAGGTCGACGTCGTCCTGATCGGCGGTGGCATCATGAGTGCCACCCTGGGAACGCTGCTGAAGCAGCTCCAGCCCGATTGGAAGATCGAGGTGCACGAGCGCCTCTCGGATGTGGCCCAGGAGAGCTCCAACGCCTGGAACAATGCCGGCACCGGCCACGCGGCGCTGTGCGAGCTCAACTACATGCCCGAGGGGCCCGATGGCTCGGTCGACCCCGGCAAGGCGATCACGATCAACGAGCAGTTCCAGCAGAGCCGCCAGCTGTGGTCGTCGCTCATCGACCGCGGCATCCTCGACGAGCCGTCGACGTTCATCAACGCCACCCCGCACATGACCTTCGTGCGCGGCGAGAAGGATGTCGCCTACCTCAAGAAGCGCTACGAGGCCCTCAAGGACCAGCCGCTGTTCGCCGGCATCGAGTACTCCGAGGACTCCCGCGTCATCAACCAGTGGGCGCCGCTGCTCATGCAGCAGCGACGCAAGGGCGAGCCCTTCGCCGCGACGCGCGTGCCGGCGGGGACCGACGTCGACTTCGGCGCACTCACGCGGCAGCTCTTCTCGCACCTGCGGGACCAGGGCGTCGAGGTCATCACCGACCGGGAGGTGCGCACGCTGAAGCGCCAGAAGGACGGGTCGTGGCGCGTGCTGTGGCGCAACCGCCTCGGCGGCACCCCGGGTCACACGGACGCGCGGTTCGTGTTCGTCGGGGCCGGCGGCTGGGCGCTGAAGCTGCTGCAGAAGTCCGGCATCCCCGAGATCAAGGGCTACGGCGTCTTCCCGATCGGCGGACAGTTCCTCAAGACCACCAACCCCGAGGTCGTCGCGCAGCACAAGGCGAAGGTCTACTCCCAGGCCTCGGTCGGCGCCCCGCCGATGTCGGTGCCTCACCTCGACACGCGCGTCGTCGACGGCGAGGCCTCGCTGCTGTTCGGCCCCTTCGCCACGTTCAGCCCGAAGTTCCTCAAGAAGGGCCGGATCACCGACATCGTCGCCCAGGTGCGTCCGCACAACCTCCTGCCGATGCTGAAGGTCGCCGTCGACAACCCGAGCCTCATCTCGTACCTGGTGGGCGAGCTGATGAAGAACCACAGCAAGAAGGTCGACGCGCTGCGGGTGTTCATGCCGACCGCGCGCGACGAGGACTGGGAGCTCATCCAGGCCGGTCAGCGCGCGCAGGTGATGAAGAAGGACCCGAAGAAGGGCGGCGTGCTGCAGTTCGGCACCGAGGTCGTGACCTCGGCCGACGGCTCCATCGCGGGTCTGCTCGGCGCATCGCCGGGCGCGTCGACGGCGGCATCCATCATGCTCGGGCTGCTCAAGACGTGCTTCCCCGATCGGATGCCGGCGTGGGAGGGCGAGCTGCGCGAGCTCATCCCGAGCTACGAGCAGCCGCTGAACCCGCGGGGCGAGGCCGCCCGCGCCTCGGTCGAGAAGACCGCCGCGGCACTGTCGATCACCCCCTGACGGGTATGGCCAAGCTCTACTTCCGTTACGGAGCGATGAACTCCGGTAAGTCGACGGCTCTGCTCCAGGCGGCGTACAACTACGAGGAGCGCGGTCAGCACGTGCTGCTCGCCAAGCCTGAGATCGACACGAAGGGTGCCGCGCAGATCGCCAGCCGGCTCGGCGTCGAGCGCGACGTCGACTTCCTCATCGGCGCCGACGACGACCTCCGCGCCGTGCTCGCCGAGCACCGTGCACGCGTTCAGGCGGACACCGGCTCCGACGTCGCATGCCTGCTCATCGACGAGGCGCAGTTCCTCACCTCACCGCAGGTAGACGATCTGCTGCGCACCGTCGTGGACGAGAACGTGCCGGTGCTGGCCTACGGCATCCGCACCGATTTCCAGACGCGCGCCTTCCCGGGATCGGCACGTCTGATGGAGCTCGCGCACAGCCTCGAAGAGCTCAAGACGATCTGCCGGTGCGGGCGCAAAGCCCTCTTCAATGCGCGGCTCGTGGGCGGTCGGTTCGTCTTCGAGGGCGATCAGGTCGCCATCGACGAACTCGCGGCCGACCGTGTCACGTACGAGTCCATGTGTGCCGAGTGCTATCTGCGCGAGTCGGGCGGCCGACTCACCTGAGACGTTTCACGCCGTCCCCCTGCTATCGCTTTGCGCGGTCAGACCACAAGATGTAGGGTGGTCCGGCCACGAAGGAGAGGGGCGTCATGGCGGACGAAACCCCGGCGCGCGCCTGGCGCGTCGTACTGGAGAAGATCGAATCCGACCTTCTCGCCGGCAAACTCGGCCCCGGAGACCGCCTGCCGTCGGAGCGTGACCTCGTCGCGCAGCTCGGCGTCGGACGCTCCAGCGTCCGCGAGGCGCTGCGCGTGCTCGAGGTCATGGGACTCATCCGCACCGCGACCGGTTCCGGTCCGAGCGCGGGAGCGATCGTCGTCGCGCGACCCAGCGGCGGCATGCAGGCACTGCTCAAGCTGCAGGTGGCGGCGCAGGGCTTCGCCATCTCGGACGTCGTCAGCACCCGTCTCCTGCTCGAGGACTGGGTCGCCGGTCGCCTCGCCGCATCCGACGAGGTCGACCTCGGCGCGGCCCGCGAGGCACTGCGCGCGATGGACGCCGCGAGCCTGAGTCCGGCCGACTTCCTCGCGCTCGACGCGCAGTTCCATGTCGCGCTGGCCGAGGCCTCGGGCAACGAGGTCGTGGCCGCCATGATGGCCGGCCTGCGCTCGTCGATCGAGGACTACGTGCTCCAGGGCGCCTCGCGCATCCCGGACTGGGAGAGCGCGGTCGATCGCCTGCGGGGCGAGCACGGCGCGATCGTCGCCGCCATCGAAGAAGGACGCGCCGACGACGCCCGCACCGCCGTCCACGACCACATCACCGGCTACTACGCCTCGGCGAACCCCGTTCGCCCCGAAACCGCCTGACCCGAGGAGGACCATGGTCACCCGCCAGCTACCGAAGATCCCCGAACTGCTCGAGCTGATGCAGTTCAAGGCGCCCGACCTCAACGGCCGCCGTCGCCGCCTCAACGCGGCGCTAACCATCGGCGACCTGCGCACGATCGCGAAGCGCCGCACCCCGAAGGCGGCGTTCGACTACACCGACGGTGCGGCCGAGGGCGAGCTGTCATTGGCGCGAGCCCGGCATGCCTTCGAGGACATCGAGTTCCACCCCGACATCCTGCGTCCGGCCGAGTCGGTCGACATGTCGACGGAGATCCTCGGGGGGCGCTCGGCGCTGCCGTTCGGTATCGCGCCGACGGGGTTCACCCGTCTGATGCAGACGGAGGGGGAGAGCGCCGGGGCGTCGGCCGCGGGCGCGGCCGGCATCCCGTTCACGCTCTCGACCCTCGGCACGACCTCGATCGAGGGAGTGCGGGCCGCGAATCCCCACGGCCGCAACTGGTTCCAGCTCTACGTCATGCGCGACCGCGAGATCTCGTACGGTCTCGTCAAGCGCGCGGCCGAAGCGGGCTTCGACACCCTGATGTTCACGGTCGACACCCCCGTCGCGGGTGCGCGGCTGCGTGACAAGCGCAACGGCTTCTCGATCCCGCCGGCACTGACCGTCGGAACGATCGTCAACGCGATCCCGCGCCCCTGGTGGTGGATCGACTTCCTGACGACTCCCAAGCTCGAATTCGCGTCACTGACGACGACCGGCGGCACGGTGGGCGAACTGCTCAACGCAGCGATGGACCCGACGATCAGCTACGACGACCTCGAGGTCATCCGCAGCATGTGGCCCGGCAAGATCGTCATCAAGGGCGTGCAGAACGTCGAGGACTCGAAGCGTCTGATCGACCTCGGCGTCGACGGCATCGTGCTCTCGAACCACGGCGGCCGTCAGCTCGATCGCGCCCCCGTGCCCTTCCACCTGCTGCCCCAGGTCGTCCGCGAGGTCGGCAAGGACGCGACGATCATGGTCGACACCGGCATCATGAACGGCGCCGACATCGTCGCCTCGGTTGCCCTCGGCGCCAAGTTCACGCTCATCGGGCGGGCGTACCTCTACGGTCTGATGGCGGGTGGACGACAGGGCGTCGACCGCACGATCGCGATCCTGCGCAGCGAGATCGAGCGCACGATGCAGCTGCTGGGGGTCTCGAGCCTCGAGGAGCTCGAGCCGCGCCATGTCACGCAGCTGCAGCGTCTCGTGCCGATCGCGCAGCCCTCCGCGCGTCGCTCCGCCGGCGCACGCGCTGTCGCAGCCGCGAAGGACTGACCCCCGCGCACAGAACCGGGCCCCGGGGCCGGCAGCGAAACGGCTGTCGGCCCCGCGGCCCGGTGGTCGTGTGGCGCCTCAGCGGCGAGGCAGCGTCGGCAGCAGGGTGTCGAGGAACTCCGCGGTGTCCTCCCAGCCGTCGACGGCCTGGCACGTGACGCCCATCGCCAGCACGGGGTAGTCGTTGCCGTTCTCGTCGAGACGGTCGCCGACGAAGAGCATGTCGTCGAGCGGGATGCCGGTCTGCTCGACGAGCCGGTTCATGCCGTAGGCCTTGTCGATGCCGCGCTCGGTGATGTCGACC
It contains:
- a CDS encoding aspartate kinase encodes the protein MALIVQKYGGSSVADAESIKRVAKRIVDTRRAGHDVVVAVSAMGDTTDELLDLANEVAPIPAPRELDMLLSSGERISMALLAMAIHSMGFEARSFTGSQAGMITDATHGAARIVDVTPVRLREALDEGAIVIVAGFQGFNRDTRDITTLGRGGSDTTAVALAAALSADVCEIYSDVDGIYTADPRVVPKARKLGVVSAEEMLELAANGAKVLYIRAVEYARRHGVMINARSTFSSGTGTFVLGPGMTLPAGRKEEEMEEPIVAGVATDLSQAKITVIGVPDVPGKAAEIFKIVAKSGANVDMIVQNVSAATTGRTDISFTLPKTDATLALRALAGEQAEVGFESLVHDDQIGKLSVVGAGMRTHSGVSATLFEALSTAGVNIEMISTSEIRISVVVRGDELAEAARVVHTAYGLDGDTEAVVYAGTGR
- the coaBC gene encoding bifunctional phosphopantothenoylcysteine decarboxylase/phosphopantothenate--cysteine ligase CoaBC, with amino-acid sequence MFILVGVTGGIAAYKSVHLVRLLVQQGHDVHVIPTDDSLRFIGLTTWEAISRNPVTTSVHDDVARVRHVTLGQSADLVIVAPATANTLAAMAAGLASDLLGTTLLATTAPVVVAPAMHTEMWRHPATTDNVATLRERGVLVVGPADGPLTGGDSGPGRMSEPDDIVAAALAAVSGGPLSGLRVAVSTGGTREPLDPVRFLGNRSSGRQGAELALDAARRGATVTLVAASVDAGVLDAVAAHPRATIENVETAAQLGEAMGRAAASADVVVMVAAVADYRAASVSERKLRKEDGPLESIALVPNDDILAGLAAARRPGQTVVGFAAETADDDLLERARRKRERKGVDLLVVNEVGWDTGFGAGGNTVAVIGAEGAVVAEATGSKAAVAGAVWDAIAAARGIR
- a CDS encoding NRDE family protein gives rise to the protein MCTVVIQVPADSTRPVRLLAVRDEDPARAWDPVGPWWPETHPGVVGVRDRRAGGAWLAADDEERRLAVILNRADLLPDDAPAASRGGIVLDAVAGDRPTGAPPTHGFNLVDVGPDGVRVTMWDAATLRTVELEPGTHMIAHDDVDDPRTARISRWLGAFAAAAPELERSGSVTPWLDVLQDTTATPAADDAAIIRDNRPYGIPTLSLLVCTASIGPDGVDLAYGALAVPGEWNRPEMA
- a CDS encoding aspartate-semialdehyde dehydrogenase — its product is MTRISDSGLSVAVVGATGQVGKVMREILVERDFPIRELRLFATARSAGTSIDFAGHDVIVEDIATADPAGIDIALFSAGATGSRAHAPRFAEAGAVVIDNSSAWRMDPDVPLVVSEVNPHATLNPPKGIIANPNCTTMAAMPVLKVLDSEAGLERLIVSTYQAVSGSGLAGAEELLGQVEGVLAQGRTLDLVHDGSAVDFPQPEKYVAPIAFDVIPFAGNLVDDGDNETDEEKKLRNESRKILELPDLRVAGTCVRVPVFTGHSLSIHAEFARDITPDRAREILATAPGVVLEEVPTPLQAAGNDPSYVGRIRADQSAPEGKGLVLFISNDNLRKGAALNAVQIAEIVAERL
- the mqo gene encoding malate dehydrogenase (quinone); translation: MSATLGTLLKQLQPDWKIEVHERLSDVAQESSNAWNNAGTGHAALCELNYMPEGPDGSVDPGKAITINEQFQQSRQLWSSLIDRGILDEPSTFINATPHMTFVRGEKDVAYLKKRYEALKDQPLFAGIEYSEDSRVINQWAPLLMQQRRKGEPFAATRVPAGTDVDFGALTRQLFSHLRDQGVEVITDREVRTLKRQKDGSWRVLWRNRLGGTPGHTDARFVFVGAGGWALKLLQKSGIPEIKGYGVFPIGGQFLKTTNPEVVAQHKAKVYSQASVGAPPMSVPHLDTRVVDGEASLLFGPFATFSPKFLKKGRITDIVAQVRPHNLLPMLKVAVDNPSLISYLVGELMKNHSKKVDALRVFMPTARDEDWELIQAGQRAQVMKKDPKKGGVLQFGTEVVTSADGSIAGLLGASPGASTAASIMLGLLKTCFPDRMPAWEGELRELIPSYEQPLNPRGEAARASVEKTAAALSITP
- a CDS encoding thymidine kinase, producing MAKLYFRYGAMNSGKSTALLQAAYNYEERGQHVLLAKPEIDTKGAAQIASRLGVERDVDFLIGADDDLRAVLAEHRARVQADTGSDVACLLIDEAQFLTSPQVDDLLRTVVDENVPVLAYGIRTDFQTRAFPGSARLMELAHSLEELKTICRCGRKALFNARLVGGRFVFEGDQVAIDELAADRVTYESMCAECYLRESGGRLT
- a CDS encoding FadR/GntR family transcriptional regulator — encoded protein: MADETPARAWRVVLEKIESDLLAGKLGPGDRLPSERDLVAQLGVGRSSVREALRVLEVMGLIRTATGSGPSAGAIVVARPSGGMQALLKLQVAAQGFAISDVVSTRLLLEDWVAGRLAASDEVDLGAAREALRAMDAASLSPADFLALDAQFHVALAEASGNEVVAAMMAGLRSSIEDYVLQGASRIPDWESAVDRLRGEHGAIVAAIEEGRADDARTAVHDHITGYYASANPVRPETA
- a CDS encoding alpha-hydroxy acid oxidase, encoding MVTRQLPKIPELLELMQFKAPDLNGRRRRLNAALTIGDLRTIAKRRTPKAAFDYTDGAAEGELSLARARHAFEDIEFHPDILRPAESVDMSTEILGGRSALPFGIAPTGFTRLMQTEGESAGASAAGAAGIPFTLSTLGTTSIEGVRAANPHGRNWFQLYVMRDREISYGLVKRAAEAGFDTLMFTVDTPVAGARLRDKRNGFSIPPALTVGTIVNAIPRPWWWIDFLTTPKLEFASLTTTGGTVGELLNAAMDPTISYDDLEVIRSMWPGKIVIKGVQNVEDSKRLIDLGVDGIVLSNHGGRQLDRAPVPFHLLPQVVREVGKDATIMVDTGIMNGADIVASVALGAKFTLIGRAYLYGLMAGGRQGVDRTIAILRSEIERTMQLLGVSSLEELEPRHVTQLQRLVPIAQPSARRSAGARAVAAAKD